A stretch of the Conexibacter woesei Iso977N genome encodes the following:
- a CDS encoding SDR family oxidoreductase, with protein sequence MTKPLEGRRIAVAGAGGGLGPAVCQALVDAGAWVAAADRSKDHAAPVSEIAHVTHGVDLLTEEGAQGWAQELGEVDGVLHLVGGWRGGDTVEAMDLADLDLLEGLLFHTLVHTTRAFAPLLKAAGTNGRFATVSSNVVARPTAGNAAYAATKAAAEAWTLTLAAELAETGGTANVAVVNAIVTPQMRAENPDKAYKTFTDTDEIAAGLVYLCSDAARKVNGQRLHLHG encoded by the coding sequence ATGACGAAGCCTCTCGAAGGACGCCGGATCGCCGTCGCCGGGGCCGGTGGCGGTCTCGGCCCCGCGGTCTGCCAGGCGCTGGTCGACGCCGGCGCCTGGGTCGCCGCGGCCGACCGCAGCAAGGACCACGCCGCGCCGGTCAGCGAGATCGCCCACGTGACACACGGCGTCGACCTCCTCACCGAGGAGGGCGCGCAGGGCTGGGCGCAAGAGCTGGGAGAAGTCGACGGCGTGCTGCACCTGGTCGGCGGCTGGCGCGGCGGCGACACCGTCGAGGCGATGGACCTCGCCGACCTCGACCTCCTCGAGGGCCTGCTCTTCCACACCCTCGTCCACACCACCCGCGCCTTCGCGCCGCTGCTGAAGGCCGCCGGGACGAACGGCCGCTTCGCGACCGTCTCCTCCAACGTCGTCGCCAGGCCGACCGCCGGCAACGCCGCCTACGCCGCCACCAAGGCCGCCGCCGAGGCGTGGACCCTCACGCTCGCCGCCGAGCTGGCCGAGACCGGCGGGACCGCCAACGTCGCCGTCGTCAACGCGATCGTCACGCCCCAGATGCGCGCCGAGAACCCCGACAAGGCCTACAAGACGTTCACCGACACCGACGAGATCGCCGCCGGCCTCGTCTACCTGTGCTCGGACGCGGCGCGCAAGGTCAACGGCCAGCGCCTGCACCTCCACGGCTAG
- a CDS encoding DUF6421 family protein: protein MADLRPVIRVLFDEAHQEAWTVRPEVAAKMQPTHPADASYARAADLLRARRADVVVNEDATLEDWMLSEADVVVIAHPSAPKWEATTGVGDPILTRAELDALEAYVNAGGGLIVLGESEQDKYDNNLNELLRRFGVQIEHATVQDYDNNLNASTAWVRAHLGNGRRGADGDLLAGVSGAVFYRAGTLTVTHAGADFQVLARTAPTASAPNAPLALALRHGKGRVAVFADSDLFGDDCIGDLGHATFFTNVVAWAAQHAYATPAAPDRSEAEQDPAWAKLKTATDALRLLQAADGSIDMDKNDRAGVTALVRDMVDGIEGLAPRFPHEADYLRAAVNDLNHWDPATKPDFTAALDAFRPDLHRTDAIEHLVLFPMYLQNGSSRDTRFEAVLIRTPWPEWLADLERDRYDNAKFVPITLTDSTNGYDSECATLFPETVAVAGRPANHFGGIFCDREAERFRRVVSAAADTVGLNLPPDAAALLRSERLSLDTYVLWDLVHDRAHSRGDLPFDPFMIRQRMPYWMYSLEELRCDLTAFGEAVKLESEGMAFARNVQYAVLFDRIFRFPVTGPRVRNYDGLGGQLLFAYLHRHGFVHWTDNRLTVEWDRLAEGVGGLRTEVETLYREGIDRSKLAQWGAAHDLVARYVPAASGSTWTATARTYADVEDPRPYIDDVKPDEFPLSMFYTSLKAKLEPTLVRPPRATVAA from the coding sequence ATGGCCGATCTGCGACCCGTGATCCGTGTGCTCTTCGACGAGGCCCATCAGGAGGCCTGGACCGTGCGCCCGGAGGTCGCGGCGAAGATGCAGCCGACGCACCCGGCCGATGCTTCCTACGCGCGCGCGGCCGACCTCCTGCGCGCGCGGCGCGCCGACGTCGTCGTCAACGAGGACGCGACGCTCGAGGACTGGATGCTGAGCGAGGCCGACGTCGTCGTCATCGCGCACCCGTCCGCCCCGAAGTGGGAAGCGACCACGGGCGTCGGCGACCCGATCCTGACGCGCGCCGAGCTCGACGCGCTCGAGGCCTACGTCAACGCCGGCGGCGGGCTGATCGTCCTCGGTGAGAGCGAGCAGGACAAGTACGACAACAACCTCAACGAGCTCCTGCGGCGCTTCGGCGTCCAGATCGAGCACGCCACGGTCCAGGACTACGACAACAACTTGAACGCCAGCACGGCGTGGGTCCGTGCGCACCTCGGCAACGGGCGGCGTGGCGCGGACGGCGACCTGCTCGCAGGTGTCTCCGGCGCCGTCTTCTACCGCGCGGGAACGCTCACCGTCACGCACGCGGGCGCCGACTTCCAGGTCCTCGCCCGCACTGCCCCCACGGCCTCTGCACCCAACGCCCCGCTCGCGCTGGCGCTGAGGCACGGCAAGGGCCGCGTCGCCGTCTTCGCCGACTCCGACCTCTTCGGCGACGACTGCATCGGCGACCTCGGCCACGCCACGTTCTTCACCAACGTCGTCGCCTGGGCCGCGCAGCACGCCTACGCGACGCCCGCCGCGCCCGACCGCTCCGAGGCCGAGCAGGACCCCGCCTGGGCCAAGCTCAAGACCGCGACCGACGCCCTGCGCCTGCTCCAGGCCGCCGACGGCTCGATCGACATGGACAAGAACGACCGCGCCGGGGTCACCGCGCTGGTCAGGGACATGGTCGACGGCATTGAGGGCCTCGCCCCCAGGTTCCCCCACGAGGCCGACTACCTCAGGGCGGCGGTCAACGACCTCAACCACTGGGACCCGGCCACCAAGCCCGACTTCACCGCCGCGCTCGACGCGTTCCGCCCGGACCTCCACCGCACCGACGCGATCGAGCACCTCGTCCTCTTCCCCATGTACCTGCAGAACGGCTCGTCGCGCGACACGCGCTTCGAGGCGGTCCTGATCCGGACGCCCTGGCCCGAGTGGCTCGCCGACCTCGAACGCGACCGTTACGACAACGCCAAGTTCGTCCCGATCACGCTCACCGACTCCACCAACGGCTACGACTCGGAGTGCGCGACGCTCTTCCCCGAGACCGTCGCCGTCGCCGGCCGCCCCGCCAACCACTTCGGCGGCATCTTCTGCGACCGCGAGGCCGAGCGCTTCCGCCGCGTCGTCTCCGCCGCCGCCGACACCGTCGGCCTGAACCTCCCGCCCGACGCCGCCGCGCTGCTGCGATCCGAGCGCCTCTCGCTCGACACCTACGTGTTGTGGGACCTCGTCCACGACCGCGCGCACAGCCGCGGCGACCTCCCGTTCGACCCCTTCATGATCCGCCAGCGCATGCCGTACTGGATGTACTCGCTGGAGGAGCTGCGCTGCGACCTCACCGCCTTCGGCGAGGCCGTCAAGCTCGAGTCCGAGGGCATGGCCTTCGCCAGGAACGTCCAGTACGCGGTCCTCTTCGACCGCATCTTCCGCTTCCCCGTCACCGGCCCGCGCGTGCGCAACTACGACGGCCTCGGCGGCCAGCTGCTGTTCGCCTACCTGCACCGCCACGGCTTCGTGCACTGGACCGACAACCGCCTGACCGTCGAGTGGGACCGCCTCGCCGAGGGCGTCGGCGGCCTGCGCACCGAGGTCGAGACGCTGTACCGCGAGGGCATCGACCGCTCCAAGCTCGCCCAGTGGGGCGCCGCGCACGACCTCGTCGCCCGCTACGTCCCGGCCGCCTCGGGCTCGACCTGGACGGCGACCGCCCGCACGTACGCCGACGTCGAGGACCCGCGCCCGTACATCGACGACGTCAAGCCCGACGAGTTCCCGCTGAGCATGTTCTACACCTCGCTCAAGGCCAAGCTGGAGCCCACCCTCGTGCGGCCGCCGCGCGCTACGGTCGCGGCATGA
- a CDS encoding Lrp/AsnC family transcriptional regulator — MHADEVDRKILACLVEDGRATYDDVGRQVSLSAPAVKRRIDRLRERGVLRGFTALVDPAALGATTEALIELFYAPGIGLGEVRDSLRPIPEIAEAWSVTGDADCIVRVRARDPQDLERIIMELQRESAVIRTRSQIIMSRLIEHRD, encoded by the coding sequence TTGCACGCCGACGAGGTCGACCGCAAGATCCTTGCGTGCCTGGTCGAAGACGGCCGGGCGACGTACGACGACGTCGGCCGCCAGGTGTCGCTGAGCGCGCCGGCGGTCAAGCGCCGCATCGACCGTCTTCGCGAGCGTGGGGTGTTGCGCGGGTTCACCGCGCTGGTGGATCCCGCCGCGCTGGGGGCGACGACCGAGGCGCTGATCGAGCTCTTCTACGCCCCCGGCATCGGCCTCGGCGAGGTCCGCGACTCGCTGCGACCGATCCCCGAGATCGCCGAAGCCTGGTCGGTGACCGGCGACGCCGACTGCATCGTCCGCGTCCGCGCCCGCGACCCCCAGGACCTCGAGCGCATCATCATGGAGCTCCAGCGCGAATCCGCCGTCATCCGCACCCGCTCCCAGATCATCATGTCCCGCCTGATCGAACACCGCGACTGA
- a CDS encoding threonine aldolase family protein, which translates to MRAFASDNYAGAHPEVLAAIAEANADHAVSYGADPWTAKATELIKDQFGPAAQPWIVFNGTAANVLSLGALTRSWECVVTPDTSHLHVDEAAAPERMAQIKLLTLPTQGSGKLHPAQIEPLLARQGDEHAPQVRVISVANTTELGTVYSVEETRQLADVAHANGLFLHVDGSRLANAAVANGASLADLTTNAGVDAVSFGLTKNGALGVEVVVFLKEPGPDGFAWLRKQHAQLSSKMRFMSAQVVALLEDGLWQRSAEHANAMAQLLAQRVATIPGVKVTRPVQANAVFAILPPALADAVRPEFPFYTWDESTGEVRWMCSWDTTEADVSGFATALEQAAAAV; encoded by the coding sequence ATGCGCGCGTTCGCCTCCGACAACTACGCCGGCGCCCACCCCGAGGTCCTCGCGGCCATCGCGGAGGCCAACGCCGACCACGCCGTCTCCTACGGCGCCGACCCCTGGACGGCCAAGGCCACCGAGCTGATCAAGGACCAGTTCGGCCCGGCCGCCCAGCCGTGGATCGTCTTCAACGGCACCGCCGCCAACGTCCTCAGCCTCGGCGCGCTCACGCGCTCGTGGGAGTGCGTCGTCACGCCGGATACCTCCCACCTCCACGTCGACGAGGCCGCCGCGCCCGAGCGGATGGCGCAGATCAAGCTGCTGACGCTCCCGACCCAGGGCAGCGGCAAGCTCCACCCCGCGCAGATCGAGCCGCTGCTCGCCCGCCAAGGTGATGAACATGCTCCGCAGGTCCGCGTGATCTCGGTCGCCAACACCACCGAGCTCGGGACCGTCTACTCCGTCGAGGAGACCCGCCAGCTCGCGGACGTCGCCCACGCCAACGGCCTGTTCCTGCACGTGGACGGCTCGCGCCTGGCCAACGCCGCGGTCGCCAACGGCGCCTCGCTCGCCGACCTCACGACCAACGCCGGCGTCGACGCCGTCTCCTTCGGCCTGACCAAGAACGGCGCGCTCGGCGTCGAGGTCGTCGTCTTCCTCAAGGAGCCGGGCCCGGACGGCTTCGCCTGGCTGCGCAAGCAGCACGCGCAGCTGTCCTCCAAGATGCGCTTCATGAGCGCGCAGGTCGTCGCGCTGCTGGAGGATGGCCTGTGGCAGCGCAGCGCCGAGCACGCCAACGCGATGGCCCAGCTGCTCGCCCAGCGCGTCGCGACGATCCCGGGCGTCAAGGTCACGCGCCCCGTCCAGGCCAACGCGGTCTTCGCGATCCTGCCGCCCGCGCTGGCCGACGCCGTCCGCCCCGAGTTCCCCTTCTACACCTGGGACGAGTCCACCGGCGAGGTCCGCTGGATGTGCTCCTGGGACACGACCGAGGCCGACGTGAGCGGCTTCGCGACGGCCCTGGAGCAGGCGGCCGCCGCGGTGTAA